From a region of the Corallococcus coralloides DSM 2259 genome:
- a CDS encoding ADP-ribosylglycohydrolase family protein, whose amino-acid sequence MMQRAERIAGGLYGLLIGDALGVPYEFHRPERIPSPEAIEYDPPPGFDRAHDRVPPGTWSDDGAHALCLLDSLTYQKRLDCEDLGRRLVNWQDWGYLAVDGDVFDVGIQTSTALRRLRDGTPAMLAGPNGTMDNGNGSLMRVLPLALWHQGQDAALVSDAMAQSRVTHGHVRAQVCCALYCLWARRILEGAADPWAEAVATFRDLYVEGFPQREELEAHIRPDDPAPGMGGGYVVDCLRSARACVANGKSYEEVVKSAIRLGHDTDTTACVAGGIAGLIHGLEGIPHRWRSQLRGQELVEPLLERLMKSLG is encoded by the coding sequence ATGATGCAACGCGCGGAACGCATCGCGGGAGGACTGTATGGGTTGCTCATCGGTGATGCGCTCGGTGTGCCCTACGAGTTCCACCGGCCCGAGCGGATTCCGTCTCCCGAGGCCATCGAATACGACCCGCCGCCGGGCTTCGACCGCGCGCATGACCGCGTCCCCCCGGGCACCTGGTCGGACGACGGCGCCCATGCGCTGTGTCTGCTGGATTCACTGACGTATCAGAAGCGGCTCGACTGCGAGGACCTGGGCCGGCGGCTGGTGAACTGGCAGGACTGGGGCTACCTCGCCGTGGACGGCGACGTGTTCGACGTGGGCATCCAGACCAGCACGGCCCTGCGCCGGTTGCGCGACGGCACCCCGGCGATGCTCGCGGGGCCCAACGGCACCATGGACAACGGCAATGGCTCGCTGATGCGCGTGCTCCCCCTGGCCCTGTGGCACCAGGGCCAGGACGCGGCGCTCGTCTCGGATGCCATGGCTCAGTCGCGGGTGACACATGGCCACGTGCGAGCCCAGGTGTGCTGCGCGCTGTATTGCCTCTGGGCCCGGCGCATCCTGGAAGGCGCGGCGGACCCGTGGGCCGAAGCCGTGGCCACGTTCCGCGACCTGTATGTCGAAGGCTTCCCGCAGCGGGAGGAACTGGAAGCCCACATCCGCCCGGACGACCCGGCACCGGGAATGGGCGGCGGCTACGTCGTGGACTGCCTGCGCTCCGCCCGGGCCTGCGTGGCGAACGGGAAGTCCTACGAAGAGGTCGTCAAATCCGCCATCCGGCTGGGCCACGACACGGACACCACGGCCTGCGTGGCGGGCGGCATCGCGGGACTCATCCACGGCCTGGAGGGCATTCCCCACCGCTGGCGTTCACAGCTGCGCGGGCAGGAACTCGTGGAGCCGCTGCTGGAGCGGCTCATGAAGTCCCTGGGCTGA
- a CDS encoding cation diffusion facilitator family transporter, producing the protein MEASLVDRGAALQERNRKVRFVLLAILVANWVVAAAKLVFGLMAQSASVTADGLHSFIDGSSNVLGLVAMGVASQPADADHPYGHGKFEALASLGIGAMIGVGMLELGRMAFDSLVHDKHPTVSVTMAAVMVFTLVINLIVTRVERHYGQKYKSSLLLADAQHTLSDVFVTIAVLISIGLVALGFPRADGLVALAVMVFVARVAYGIVRQAVGILSDTARLDPAQVSQHTLAVAGVRSCRDVRSRGMEESVYVDLKIEVDPQLTTAQAHEVADKVEEILHGAYPQVVDVVVHVEPARAR; encoded by the coding sequence GTGGAAGCCTCTCTCGTCGACCGTGGCGCCGCGCTCCAGGAGCGCAACCGGAAGGTCCGCTTCGTCCTCCTGGCCATCCTCGTGGCCAACTGGGTGGTGGCCGCGGCCAAGCTCGTCTTCGGCCTCATGGCCCAGTCCGCGTCGGTGACGGCGGACGGGTTGCACTCGTTCATCGACGGCAGCTCCAACGTGCTGGGCCTGGTCGCCATGGGCGTCGCGTCGCAGCCGGCGGACGCGGACCACCCCTATGGCCACGGCAAGTTCGAGGCGCTCGCCTCGCTGGGCATCGGCGCGATGATTGGCGTGGGCATGCTGGAGCTGGGGCGCATGGCGTTCGACTCGCTCGTGCACGACAAGCACCCCACGGTGTCGGTGACGATGGCGGCGGTGATGGTCTTCACCCTCGTCATCAACCTCATCGTCACCCGCGTGGAGCGGCACTACGGGCAGAAGTACAAGAGCTCCCTCCTGCTCGCGGACGCGCAGCACACGCTGTCGGACGTGTTCGTGACCATCGCGGTGCTCATCTCCATTGGACTGGTGGCGCTGGGCTTCCCTCGCGCGGACGGCCTGGTGGCCCTGGCCGTGATGGTCTTCGTCGCGCGGGTGGCCTACGGCATCGTCCGGCAGGCGGTGGGCATCCTCTCCGACACCGCGCGCCTGGACCCGGCGCAGGTGTCCCAGCACACGCTGGCGGTGGCCGGCGTGCGTTCCTGCCGCGACGTGCGCAGCCGGGGCATGGAGGAGAGCGTCTACGTGGACCTGAAGATTGAGGTCGACCCGCAGCTGACCACCGCGCAGGCCCACGAAGTGGCCGACAAGGTGGAGGAGATCCTGCACGGCGCCTACCCGCAGGTGGTGGACGTGGTGGTCCACGTGGAGCCCGCCAGGGCCCGCTAG
- the gcvP gene encoding aminomethyl-transferring glycine dehydrogenase: MSLNWKYQESFAGRHIGPETPEVKQMLSSLGVTSLDAFIESAVPPAIRSQEPLRLPAGRGENEVLAQLEAIAAKNQVFRSFIGMGYSDTHVPNVILRNIFQNPGWYTQYTPYQAEIAQGRLEALLNFQTMVTDLTGMEVANASMLDEGTAAAEAMALALHAKGEGDGGAFFVSDGCHPQTVDVVRTRAIPLGVEVVVGDHRTVDLSQKKFFGALVQYPATDGVVHDYRAFGEKVHAAGGLLVVAADLLSLTLLTAPGEFGADAVVGSAQRFGVPLGYGGPHAAYFATKHAYTRVMPGRLIGVSEDSGGRPALRMALQTREQHIRREKATSNICTAQVLLAVMAGMYAVYHGPEGLKAIAERVHGLTVVLSRGLAKLGFKPKHEQFFDTLRVELLPAQVRAVLSSAEAAKMNFRRIDEKTLGLSLDETTRAKDVEDILAAFIQGANKSASPVNLDEVAEGLESPLAPELRRTSAYLTHPVFNRYHSETEMLRYVRRLEAKDLSLTHSMIPLGSCTMKLNATAEMIPVTWPQFSKLHPFAPTSQAAGYKVIFEQLEHALSQVTGFAGCSLQPNAGSQGEYAGLLVIRAYHQARGQGHRDVCLIPSSAHGTNPASAVMAGYRVVVTRCDENGNIDLNDLRAKADEHKDKLAALMVTYPSTHGVFEEEIREICSAIHERGGQVYMDGANLNAQVGLTAPGLVGADVCHINLHKTFCIPHGGGGPGMGPICVASHLVKFLPGHPVIQTGGADAIGAISAAPWGSASILLISWMYIQMMGGEGLTQATKMAILNANYVAERLQPHYPVLYRGKRGRVAHECIVDLRPLKKTAGVEVEDVAKRLMDYGFHAPTVSFPVAGTLMIEPTESESKAELDRFCDAMIAIRQEIRDVEEGRAPKDNNVLKNAPHTARTLTAPEWNRPYTREQAVFPTPWVRDNKFWPSVGRLNNVLGDRKLVCSCPPIEDYDTPAQKVA; encoded by the coding sequence ATGTCCCTCAACTGGAAGTACCAGGAGTCCTTCGCTGGCCGTCACATCGGTCCGGAGACCCCTGAAGTGAAGCAGATGCTGTCCTCTCTGGGCGTCACCTCGCTCGATGCCTTCATCGAGAGCGCCGTGCCTCCCGCCATCCGCTCCCAGGAGCCCCTGCGCCTGCCCGCCGGCCGCGGCGAGAACGAGGTGCTGGCGCAGCTGGAGGCCATCGCCGCGAAGAACCAGGTGTTCCGGTCCTTCATCGGCATGGGCTACAGCGACACCCACGTCCCCAACGTCATCCTGCGCAACATCTTCCAGAACCCGGGCTGGTACACCCAGTACACGCCCTACCAGGCGGAGATCGCCCAGGGCCGGTTGGAGGCGCTGCTCAACTTCCAGACGATGGTGACGGACCTCACCGGCATGGAGGTGGCCAACGCCTCCATGCTGGATGAAGGCACCGCCGCGGCGGAGGCCATGGCGCTCGCGCTGCACGCCAAGGGAGAAGGGGACGGGGGCGCGTTCTTCGTCTCCGACGGCTGCCACCCGCAGACGGTGGACGTGGTGCGCACGCGCGCGATCCCCCTGGGCGTGGAGGTCGTCGTGGGCGACCACCGCACGGTGGACCTGTCCCAGAAGAAGTTCTTCGGCGCGCTGGTGCAGTACCCGGCGACGGACGGCGTGGTGCACGACTACCGCGCCTTCGGTGAGAAGGTGCACGCGGCGGGCGGCCTGCTCGTCGTCGCGGCGGACCTGCTGTCCTTGACGCTGCTCACGGCGCCCGGCGAGTTCGGCGCGGACGCGGTGGTGGGCAGCGCGCAGCGCTTCGGCGTGCCGCTGGGCTATGGCGGCCCGCACGCCGCCTACTTCGCCACGAAGCACGCCTACACCCGCGTGATGCCGGGCCGCCTCATCGGCGTGTCCGAGGACTCGGGTGGCCGGCCCGCGCTGCGCATGGCGCTGCAGACGCGCGAGCAGCACATCCGCCGTGAGAAGGCCACGAGCAACATCTGCACCGCGCAGGTGCTGCTGGCCGTGATGGCCGGCATGTACGCCGTCTACCACGGGCCGGAGGGGCTCAAGGCCATCGCGGAGCGCGTGCACGGGCTCACGGTGGTGCTGTCGCGGGGCCTGGCGAAGCTGGGCTTCAAGCCGAAGCACGAGCAGTTCTTCGACACGCTGCGCGTGGAGCTGCTGCCCGCGCAGGTGCGGGCCGTGCTGTCCTCCGCGGAAGCCGCGAAGATGAACTTCCGTCGCATCGACGAGAAGACGCTCGGCCTGTCGCTGGACGAGACGACGCGCGCCAAGGACGTGGAGGACATCCTCGCGGCCTTCATCCAGGGCGCGAACAAGTCCGCGTCCCCGGTGAACCTGGACGAGGTCGCCGAAGGCCTGGAGAGCCCGCTCGCCCCCGAGCTGCGCCGCACGAGCGCGTACCTCACGCACCCGGTCTTCAACCGCTACCACTCCGAGACGGAGATGCTGCGGTACGTGCGCCGGCTGGAGGCGAAGGACCTGTCCCTCACGCACTCCATGATTCCGCTGGGCAGCTGCACCATGAAGCTCAACGCCACCGCGGAGATGATCCCGGTGACGTGGCCCCAGTTCAGCAAGCTGCACCCGTTCGCGCCCACCTCGCAGGCGGCCGGCTACAAGGTCATCTTCGAGCAGCTGGAGCACGCGCTGTCGCAGGTGACGGGCTTCGCCGGGTGCTCGCTGCAGCCCAACGCGGGCAGCCAGGGTGAGTACGCGGGTCTGCTCGTGATTCGCGCCTACCACCAGGCGCGCGGGCAGGGGCACCGCGACGTGTGCCTCATCCCGTCCTCCGCGCACGGCACCAACCCGGCTTCCGCGGTGATGGCCGGCTACCGCGTCGTCGTCACCAGGTGCGACGAGAACGGCAACATCGACCTGAACGACCTGCGCGCCAAGGCGGACGAGCACAAGGACAAGCTCGCCGCGCTGATGGTGACGTACCCCTCCACGCACGGCGTGTTCGAGGAGGAGATCCGCGAGATCTGCTCCGCCATCCACGAGCGCGGCGGCCAGGTGTACATGGACGGCGCCAACCTCAACGCGCAGGTGGGCCTCACCGCGCCGGGCCTGGTGGGCGCGGACGTCTGCCACATCAACCTGCACAAGACGTTCTGCATCCCGCACGGCGGTGGCGGCCCGGGCATGGGCCCCATCTGCGTGGCGTCCCACCTGGTGAAGTTCCTCCCCGGACACCCCGTCATCCAGACGGGCGGGGCGGACGCCATCGGCGCCATCTCCGCGGCGCCGTGGGGCAGCGCGAGCATCCTGCTCATCTCCTGGATGTACATCCAGATGATGGGCGGCGAGGGCCTGACGCAGGCCACGAAGATGGCCATCCTCAACGCCAACTACGTCGCGGAGCGGCTCCAGCCGCACTACCCGGTGCTCTACCGGGGCAAGCGCGGCCGGGTGGCCCACGAGTGCATCGTGGACCTGCGTCCGCTCAAGAAGACCGCGGGCGTGGAGGTGGAGGACGTGGCCAAGCGCCTCATGGACTACGGCTTCCACGCGCCCACCGTGTCGTTCCCGGTGGCGGGCACGCTGATGATCGAGCCCACGGAGTCCGAGTCCAAGGCGGAGCTGGACCGCTTCTGCGACGCGATGATCGCCATCCGCCAGGAGATCCGCGACGTGGAGGAGGGCCGCGCGCCCAAGGACAACAACGTCCTGAAGAACGCGCCGCACACCGCGCGCACGCTCACCGCGCCGGAGTGGAACCGCCCGTACACCCGCGAGCAGGCCGTGTTCCCCACGCCGTGGGTGCGCGACAACAAGTTCTGGCCGTCCGTGGGACGCCTGAACAACGTGCTGGGTGACCGCAAGCTCGTGTGCTCGTGCCCTCCCATCGAGGACTACGACACGCCCGCGCAGAAGGTCGCGTAA
- a CDS encoding energy transducer TonB family protein yields the protein MGTGSSTDWRQRRARKQRAPLRYLVAGILALLAQAAFVGFVLLVSSVQANLPHEKRPARPTSVAVRPLTSDQWAKNRGAVSPQQQTKPRPTEKREPKEEKKPDETKPQGQVVDVAPGNDQQSPDAKYLAEHNNTVEKETRARDQTAFYRNAMPQKTAPQKQEGAAQEQVQPPRVSGNNGTGADDRAQSQGGKKPVFEMPETRRKQEIAMKTDPRERGPGMAVKNQSESDATQGNAKRLRIQPGQGEESEQEGSTGRAGSPGLATLMPSQAAMDKVIGAAPNDMLQDQEEGDGTFLNTREWKYASFFNRVKQSVGMHWNPNEQLRMRDPTGNIYSGRDRQTLLTITLDERGAVKDIQVEKSSGLDFLDMEAVASFKRAQPFPNPPSGLLSQDATVRFQFGFFLEMGGGPRMRLFRQ from the coding sequence GTGGGCACGGGTTCCTCGACAGACTGGCGTCAGCGGCGCGCGCGCAAGCAGCGTGCGCCCTTGCGCTACCTGGTGGCGGGCATCCTGGCGCTCCTGGCCCAGGCCGCCTTCGTGGGCTTCGTGCTCCTGGTGTCGTCCGTGCAGGCGAACCTGCCGCACGAGAAGCGCCCCGCGCGGCCCACGTCCGTGGCGGTGAGGCCGCTCACGTCGGACCAGTGGGCGAAGAACCGGGGGGCGGTGTCCCCGCAGCAGCAGACGAAGCCCCGCCCCACGGAGAAGCGCGAGCCGAAGGAAGAGAAGAAGCCGGACGAGACGAAGCCCCAGGGCCAGGTGGTGGACGTGGCGCCGGGGAATGATCAGCAGTCCCCGGACGCGAAATACCTGGCCGAGCACAACAACACGGTGGAGAAGGAGACGCGCGCGCGCGACCAGACGGCCTTCTACCGCAACGCCATGCCCCAGAAGACCGCGCCCCAGAAGCAGGAGGGCGCGGCGCAAGAACAGGTGCAGCCCCCGCGCGTGTCCGGCAACAACGGCACGGGCGCGGACGACCGGGCCCAGTCCCAGGGTGGCAAGAAGCCCGTCTTCGAGATGCCGGAGACGCGCCGCAAGCAGGAGATCGCCATGAAGACGGATCCGCGCGAGCGCGGCCCGGGCATGGCGGTGAAGAACCAGTCGGAGAGCGACGCCACGCAGGGCAACGCGAAGCGCCTGCGCATCCAGCCCGGTCAGGGCGAGGAAAGCGAGCAGGAGGGCTCCACGGGCCGCGCGGGTTCTCCGGGCCTGGCCACGCTGATGCCGTCGCAGGCGGCCATGGACAAGGTGATAGGCGCGGCGCCCAACGACATGCTCCAGGACCAGGAGGAGGGCGACGGCACCTTCCTCAACACGCGCGAGTGGAAGTACGCCAGCTTCTTCAACCGCGTGAAGCAGAGCGTGGGCATGCACTGGAACCCCAACGAGCAGCTGCGCATGCGCGACCCGACGGGGAACATCTACTCCGGGCGCGACCGCCAGACGCTGCTGACCATCACCCTGGACGAGCGCGGCGCGGTGAAGGACATCCAGGTGGAGAAGAGCAGCGGCCTGGACTTCCTGGACATGGAGGCCGTGGCGTCCTTCAAGCGCGCGCAGCCCTTCCCCAACCCGCCGTCCGGCCTGTTGAGCCAGGACGCGACGGTGCGCTTCCAGTTCGGCTTCTTCCTGGAGATGGGCGGCGGCCCCCGGATGCGGCTGTTCCGACAGTAG
- the gcvT gene encoding glycine cleavage system aminomethyltransferase GcvT, with protein MTRRTPLNEAHRKLGARMVDFAGWDMPVQYSSVIGEHEAVRTAVGLFDVSHMGEIEFTGPGALETVNRLISNDLARIQDGQAVYAGLLNDLGGFVDDVVAYRFSPERILICVNSSNREKDFAWMSARAEGVKPVDKSDDYAQIAVQGPKAVGLVQRLTKSDLSQVGTYRFTEGEVAGVKAIISRTGYTGEDGFELYCAAGDAVKLWDALLEAGQPDGVKPCGLGARDSLRTEMKYALYGNDIDDAHTALEAGLGWIVKLDKAGGFIGKDALAAQKAAGVPRKLVGFELTGAGIPRHGYPILKDGARVGEVTSGTQGPTVKKPIGMGYVPANLATEGSTFDVEIRGRAVPAVVVKTPFLKKS; from the coding sequence ATGACCCGGCGTACGCCCCTCAACGAGGCCCACCGCAAGCTGGGGGCCCGCATGGTCGACTTCGCCGGCTGGGACATGCCGGTGCAGTACTCGTCCGTCATCGGCGAGCACGAGGCCGTGCGCACCGCCGTCGGCCTCTTCGACGTCTCCCACATGGGGGAGATCGAGTTCACCGGCCCGGGCGCCCTGGAGACCGTGAACCGGCTCATCTCCAACGACCTCGCCCGTATCCAGGACGGCCAGGCCGTCTACGCGGGCCTGCTCAACGACCTGGGCGGCTTCGTGGATGACGTCGTCGCCTACCGCTTCAGCCCCGAGCGCATCCTCATCTGCGTCAACTCCAGCAACCGCGAGAAGGACTTCGCCTGGATGAGCGCGCGCGCCGAGGGCGTCAAGCCCGTGGACAAGAGCGACGACTACGCGCAGATCGCCGTCCAGGGCCCCAAGGCCGTGGGTCTGGTGCAGCGCCTGACGAAGTCCGACCTGTCCCAGGTGGGCACCTACCGCTTCACGGAAGGGGAGGTGGCCGGCGTGAAGGCCATCATCTCCCGCACGGGCTACACCGGCGAGGACGGCTTCGAGCTGTACTGCGCCGCCGGCGACGCCGTGAAGCTCTGGGACGCGCTCCTGGAGGCCGGGCAGCCGGACGGCGTGAAGCCCTGCGGCCTGGGCGCTCGCGACTCGCTGCGCACGGAGATGAAGTACGCGCTGTACGGCAACGACATCGACGACGCGCACACCGCCCTGGAGGCGGGCCTGGGGTGGATCGTCAAGCTGGACAAGGCGGGCGGCTTCATCGGCAAGGACGCGCTCGCCGCGCAGAAGGCCGCGGGCGTGCCTCGCAAGCTGGTGGGCTTCGAGCTCACCGGCGCCGGCATCCCGCGCCATGGCTACCCCATCCTCAAGGACGGCGCGCGCGTGGGTGAGGTCACCAGCGGCACGCAGGGCCCCACCGTGAAGAAGCCCATTGGCATGGGCTACGTGCCCGCGAACCTGGCCACCGAAGGCTCCACCTTCGACGTGGAGATCCGCGGCCGCGCCGTGCCCGCGGTCGTCGTGAAGACCCCCTTCCTCAAGAAGTCCTGA
- the metF gene encoding methylenetetrahydrofolate reductase [NAD(P)H] codes for MKIRNCLNPSKPSFSFEFFPPKTDAGVASLLRTVEELAPLEPGFVSVTYGAGGSTRDRTVDLVTHIKEKTGIEAMAHLTCVGHTRDELRDVLRRLDAAGIENVLLLRGDPPQGQTTFEPVPGGFRYAEELVRFVREEDFNFCLGGACYPEGHVETASREDDLKHLKAKVDAGMDFVVTQLFFDNAFYFDFVERARRAGINVPIVPGIMPITNYEQVQRFTRMCGATVPMRLALQMERVKDQPDAVVQLGVAHATVQCMELLARGVPGIHFYTLNKSPATRMIVGALKGRS; via the coding sequence ATGAAGATTCGCAACTGCCTCAACCCCTCCAAGCCGAGCTTCTCCTTCGAGTTTTTTCCTCCCAAGACGGACGCGGGCGTGGCCTCGCTCCTGCGCACGGTGGAGGAGCTTGCGCCGCTGGAGCCGGGGTTCGTGTCGGTGACGTACGGGGCGGGCGGGAGCACGCGCGACCGGACGGTGGACCTGGTCACGCACATCAAGGAGAAGACCGGCATCGAGGCGATGGCGCACCTGACGTGCGTGGGACACACCCGCGACGAGCTTCGTGACGTGCTGCGCCGGCTCGACGCGGCAGGCATCGAGAACGTGCTCCTCTTGCGCGGGGACCCGCCGCAGGGGCAGACGACGTTCGAGCCGGTGCCCGGGGGCTTCCGCTACGCGGAGGAGTTGGTCCGATTCGTCCGAGAAGAGGATTTCAACTTCTGCCTGGGGGGTGCGTGCTATCCGGAGGGGCACGTGGAGACGGCGTCGCGCGAGGACGACCTCAAGCACCTGAAGGCCAAGGTGGATGCGGGGATGGACTTCGTGGTGACGCAGCTCTTCTTCGACAACGCCTTCTATTTCGACTTCGTGGAGCGGGCGCGGCGGGCGGGCATCAACGTCCCCATCGTCCCCGGCATCATGCCCATCACCAACTACGAGCAGGTCCAGCGCTTCACGCGCATGTGTGGCGCGACGGTGCCCATGCGTCTGGCGTTGCAGATGGAGCGCGTGAAGGATCAGCCGGACGCCGTCGTGCAGTTGGGCGTGGCGCACGCCACGGTGCAGTGCATGGAGCTGCTCGCGCGCGGCGTGCCGGGCATCCACTTCTACACGCTGAACAAGTCTCCCGCGACGCGGATGATCGTGGGCGCGCTGAAGGGGCGGTCATGA
- a CDS encoding SpoIID/LytB domain-containing protein — protein sequence MSRGNARRWAFYSLPVIQGQTRRSGRENRDARPHGGYGAAAVSKAVLLLTALLLASCATPAPSPAPVTRGLGEPEVSVPTKPADAGVTLPAPSGLEDPLTSGLPGPQDLKRLDFRNGEPRLPIKLMEGREVVTFSPRARMRLRFGGPGDKVLDAPAGSRWTVRVTQGEPAQWSARVQLGEFRFADKAGLAEAQETWRARGLAVRTHTLGSVYGIAGKVIDNRRYLLLGEEALTPEAAAKQQTELLRRYGLRTTLFEEVRKPSRAILELKDENDAVVGLAQDRLDAETPDGSGFDVRQVEYGVGYDFHAFEDRSFRGALQFAVDRSGKLAVVNVVGLEDLLKGLVPSEIFARAHPEALKAQAVTARGEVLAKVGIKHLADPYLLCSEQHCAVYRGRTGEAASTTAAVEATRGQALFSQDGRLVDSVYSAVCGGHTEDNDVVWGGPPDPSLRGRPDLLEPAPDVPGPSNLKAWLATSDVPAACKLSSFAQPTKFRWEKRFTQGQVDALTEKLGVGAIQGLALSERGVSGRARLLTVSGTKGATQVRGELNIRRLFGMLNSSMATVEAERDAEGRLTGWLFRGGGWGHGVGMCQTGAIGRAEAGQRYPEILRFYFNGAEVAPIY from the coding sequence ATGAGCAGGGGCAACGCGCGGCGTTGGGCGTTCTATTCACTGCCGGTCATCCAGGGCCAGACGCGCCGCAGCGGGAGGGAGAACCGTGACGCTCGGCCCCATGGCGGCTACGGTGCCGCCGCCGTGTCCAAAGCCGTCCTGCTCCTGACCGCCCTGCTGCTCGCCTCCTGCGCCACGCCGGCGCCCTCACCTGCCCCAGTGACCCGGGGCCTGGGCGAGCCGGAGGTCTCCGTCCCCACGAAGCCCGCTGACGCGGGCGTGACGCTCCCCGCCCCGAGTGGCCTGGAGGATCCGCTCACGTCGGGCCTGCCCGGGCCGCAGGACCTGAAGCGCCTGGACTTCCGCAACGGCGAGCCGCGCCTCCCCATCAAGCTGATGGAGGGGCGCGAGGTGGTGACGTTCTCGCCGCGCGCGCGGATGCGGCTGCGCTTCGGCGGGCCGGGCGACAAGGTGCTGGATGCGCCCGCGGGCTCGCGCTGGACGGTGCGGGTGACGCAGGGCGAACCGGCCCAGTGGAGCGCGCGGGTGCAGCTGGGCGAGTTCCGCTTCGCGGACAAGGCGGGGCTCGCGGAGGCGCAGGAGACGTGGCGCGCGCGGGGGCTCGCGGTGCGCACGCACACGCTGGGCTCCGTGTACGGCATCGCGGGGAAGGTCATCGACAACCGGCGCTACCTCCTCCTGGGTGAGGAGGCGCTGACGCCCGAGGCCGCGGCGAAGCAGCAGACGGAGCTGCTGCGCCGCTACGGCCTGCGCACCACGCTCTTCGAGGAGGTCCGCAAGCCTTCCCGCGCCATCCTGGAGCTGAAGGACGAGAACGACGCCGTCGTGGGCCTGGCGCAGGACCGGCTGGACGCGGAGACGCCGGACGGCAGCGGCTTCGACGTGCGGCAGGTGGAGTACGGCGTGGGCTACGACTTCCACGCCTTCGAGGACCGCAGCTTCCGGGGCGCGCTCCAGTTCGCGGTGGACCGGAGCGGCAAGCTCGCGGTGGTGAACGTGGTGGGCCTGGAGGACCTGCTCAAGGGGCTGGTGCCGTCTGAAATCTTCGCGCGCGCGCACCCGGAGGCGCTCAAGGCCCAGGCCGTGACGGCTCGGGGCGAGGTGCTGGCGAAGGTGGGCATCAAGCACCTGGCGGATCCGTACCTCCTCTGTTCGGAGCAGCACTGCGCGGTGTACCGGGGCCGCACCGGCGAGGCGGCCAGCACCACCGCCGCGGTGGAGGCCACCCGGGGCCAGGCCCTCTTCAGCCAGGACGGCCGGCTGGTGGACTCCGTCTACAGCGCCGTGTGCGGCGGCCACACCGAGGACAACGACGTGGTGTGGGGCGGCCCGCCGGACCCGAGCCTGCGCGGGCGGCCGGACCTGCTGGAGCCCGCGCCGGACGTGCCCGGGCCCTCGAACCTCAAGGCCTGGCTGGCGACGTCGGACGTGCCGGCCGCGTGCAAGCTGTCCAGCTTCGCGCAGCCCACGAAGTTCCGGTGGGAGAAGCGCTTCACGCAGGGCCAGGTGGACGCGCTCACGGAGAAGCTGGGCGTGGGCGCCATCCAGGGGCTCGCCCTGTCCGAGCGCGGCGTGTCCGGGCGTGCCCGGCTGCTCACCGTGTCGGGCACGAAGGGCGCCACCCAGGTGCGCGGGGAGCTGAACATCCGGCGGCTCTTCGGGATGCTCAACAGCAGCATGGCCACCGTGGAGGCCGAGCGGGACGCCGAGGGCCGGCTCACCGGATGGCTGTTCCGGGGCGGCGGCTGGGGCCACGGCGTGGGCATGTGTCAGACAGGCGCCATCGGCCGGGCGGAGGCCGGGCAGCGCTATCCGGAGATCCTGCGCTTCTACTTCAACGGGGCGGAGGTGGCCCCCATCTACTGA
- the gcvH gene encoding glycine cleavage system protein GcvH, which produces MSDNIPQDLKYTKEHEWARITGKTVVVGVTHHAQESLGDVVYVELPKLGATLTEGKNFGVIESTKAVSDLFAPISGTVVKVNDELTNSPALINSDPYGQGWIVEIEPSDAGQVGKLLDAAAYEPLTK; this is translated from the coding sequence ATGTCTGACAACATCCCGCAGGACCTGAAGTACACGAAGGAACACGAGTGGGCCCGCATCACGGGCAAGACCGTCGTGGTGGGCGTCACGCACCACGCCCAGGAGTCGCTGGGCGACGTCGTGTACGTGGAGCTGCCGAAGCTGGGCGCCACCCTCACCGAGGGCAAGAACTTCGGCGTCATCGAGTCCACCAAGGCCGTGTCCGACCTGTTCGCGCCCATCTCCGGCACCGTGGTGAAGGTGAACGACGAGCTCACGAACAGCCCGGCGCTCATCAACTCCGACCCGTACGGGCAGGGGTGGATCGTGGAGATCGAACCCTCGGACGCAGGCCAGGTGGGCAAGCTCCTGGACGCCGCCGCCTACGAGCCGCTCACCAAGTAG